Proteins co-encoded in one Thermomicrobiales bacterium genomic window:
- a CDS encoding sigma-70 family RNA polymerase sigma factor, producing the protein MTERANYDTYELERLAADAEVGEVIDESAELIDQATSDAVYRYFRDVGGHRLLSHQEEIDLSRKVRAGLEARRLQSEEIEVENLDQVLKVAREAREKLIRHNLRLVVSIAKKYRSSGLPLIDLIQEGNIGLMTAVERYDPELGYRFSTYATFWIRQAIGRAVANLSRTIRVPVHMHDLISKVRRTEAQLEQKLGRPATDAEVAKQLDLEVERVVQARTAIPRTSSLDKPIGEDGESTIGDLLPDPASDQVVEEAVSSAIRDQIRKSLDQLTERERGVLMLRFGLGGQHPQTLAEIAEHYGISRERVRQIEKEALAKLRKSDLIELASAA; encoded by the coding sequence ATGACTGAGCGCGCAAACTACGACACGTACGAGCTGGAGCGATTAGCTGCCGACGCCGAGGTCGGCGAGGTAATCGATGAGTCCGCGGAGCTCATCGACCAGGCGACCAGCGATGCTGTCTACCGATATTTCCGCGATGTCGGCGGTCACCGTCTTCTCTCGCACCAGGAGGAGATCGACCTGTCGCGCAAGGTGCGCGCGGGGCTGGAAGCGCGTCGCCTCCAGAGCGAGGAGATCGAGGTCGAGAATCTCGACCAGGTGCTGAAGGTGGCTCGCGAAGCGCGCGAGAAGTTGATCCGCCACAATCTGCGGCTGGTCGTCTCGATCGCCAAGAAGTACCGCTCGAGCGGGCTTCCGCTGATCGACCTGATCCAGGAAGGCAACATCGGCCTGATGACGGCCGTCGAGCGCTACGACCCGGAGCTGGGATATCGGTTCAGCACGTATGCAACGTTCTGGATTCGTCAGGCCATTGGCCGGGCGGTCGCGAACCTGTCTCGCACAATCCGGGTCCCGGTGCACATGCATGATCTGATCTCGAAGGTCCGTCGGACGGAGGCGCAGCTCGAGCAGAAGCTCGGTCGCCCGGCCACTGACGCCGAAGTTGCCAAGCAGCTCGATCTGGAGGTCGAGCGGGTCGTTCAGGCGCGCACGGCAATTCCGCGCACCTCATCGCTGGACAAGCCGATCGGCGAGGACGGGGAGTCGACCATCGGCGACCTGCTTCCGGATCCGGCCAGCGATCAGGTCGTCGAGGAGGCCGTCTCGAGCGCGATCCGCGACCAGATCCGTAAGTCGCTGGATCAGCTGACCGAGCGCGAGCGTGGCGTCCTGATGCTCCGTTTCGGGCTTGGTGGCCAGCACCCACAGACCCTGGCCGAGATCGCCGAGCATTACGGCATCAGCCGCGAGCGGGTTCGGCAGATCGAGAAGGAAGCGCTTGCCAAGTTGCGCAAGAGCGACCTGATCGAGCTGGCCAGCGCAGCCTGA
- a CDS encoding ketopantoate reductase family protein: protein MDLRAIPITIVGAGAIGGTVGAFLTQAGYDVTLVDIVPEHVRAMNDGGLRITGVRGDHTYPVRAALASDLRGPLGPTILCVKGHFTAAAMEQIGPLLAPDGFVLSLQNGLNEEVIAAAVGADRTVGAFVHFGADYIEPGLIQLGNEQTIHIGELDGSITPRIEALRSALSNVMPMEITTNLWGFLWGKLVYGAMAFLLSTVDATVPEVIDNALGMRLAQTASAEAYLVARSQADSLENIGEFNPNAFAPGPGFDAASRAALQEMADAMRASIKQHMGIWRDLKIKKRKTEVDMQSAVIVAKGLEAGVPTPVNAAVLRVIHEIEAGQRGMEWSNLDDIARLAGLERPL, encoded by the coding sequence ATGGATCTACGCGCAATTCCGATAACGATCGTTGGAGCGGGCGCGATCGGCGGGACGGTCGGCGCGTTTCTGACACAGGCCGGCTACGATGTAACGCTCGTCGATATCGTCCCCGAGCATGTCCGTGCGATGAACGACGGTGGCCTGCGGATCACCGGAGTCCGTGGCGACCATACCTACCCGGTCAGGGCGGCGCTCGCGAGCGACCTCCGTGGTCCGCTTGGCCCGACGATCCTCTGCGTCAAAGGACACTTCACGGCTGCCGCGATGGAGCAGATCGGACCGCTGCTGGCGCCGGATGGCTTCGTCCTCTCGCTACAGAACGGCCTGAATGAGGAAGTGATCGCCGCGGCAGTCGGCGCCGATCGCACGGTCGGCGCGTTCGTCCACTTTGGAGCCGACTACATCGAGCCGGGGCTGATTCAGCTTGGTAACGAGCAGACGATCCACATCGGCGAGCTCGACGGATCGATCACGCCGCGTATCGAAGCCTTGCGCAGCGCGCTGTCGAACGTGATGCCGATGGAGATCACAACGAACCTCTGGGGCTTCCTCTGGGGCAAGCTCGTCTATGGCGCGATGGCTTTTCTGCTCTCGACCGTCGACGCGACCGTCCCGGAGGTTATTGACAACGCCCTCGGTATGCGTCTCGCTCAGACGGCGTCAGCCGAGGCGTACCTGGTCGCCAGATCACAGGCGGACTCCCTCGAGAATATCGGAGAATTCAACCCCAATGCCTTCGCGCCCGGGCCGGGTTTCGACGCTGCCAGTCGCGCTGCCCTCCAGGAGATGGCCGACGCCATGCGCGCCTCGATCAAGCAGCATATGGGCATCTGGCGTGACCTGAAGATCAAGAAGCGCAAGACCGAAGTCGATATGCAGTCGGCCGTCATCGTCGCTAAGGGGCTCGAAGCAGGCGTCCCGACGCCGGTCAACGCCGCCGTGCTGCGGGTGATTCATGAGATCGAGGCTGGTCAGCGCGGCATGGAATGGAGCAACCTCGACGATATTGCCCGCCTGGCCGGCCTCGAGCGACCCCTGTGA
- a CDS encoding ABC transporter ATP-binding protein, producing MRDSELLVARRVANEDQPATGAPPAVAIRNLSYVYPNGHPALRDISLTIHTGDRVALMGPNGAGKSTLLMHLNGVIRGQGAIEIGGLALGDTTVRQIRATVGFVFQNPDDQLFSPTVFDDVAYGPLYMGLLRQEIQHRVRAALASVDMAGFEDRMPHHLSLGQRKRISLATVLAMDPRILVLDEPSAGLDPRARKGLIALLGGLPQTLIASTHDMRLVRDLFDRAVIMHEGRIVVDAPTSEIIDDEALLDRYGLELP from the coding sequence ATGCGCGACTCTGAATTACTGGTTGCCAGGCGCGTTGCGAACGAAGATCAGCCCGCCACAGGCGCGCCACCCGCGGTCGCGATCCGCAATCTGAGCTACGTCTACCCGAACGGCCACCCAGCGCTGCGCGACATCAGCCTGACGATTCACACTGGCGACCGCGTCGCGCTGATGGGCCCGAACGGCGCAGGCAAGTCGACGCTCCTGATGCACCTCAACGGAGTCATCCGTGGCCAGGGGGCAATCGAGATCGGCGGGCTGGCGCTTGGCGACACGACCGTGCGCCAGATCCGGGCGACCGTTGGCTTCGTCTTTCAGAACCCCGACGACCAGCTCTTCTCGCCAACGGTCTTCGACGATGTCGCGTATGGCCCGCTCTACATGGGACTGTTGAGGCAGGAGATCCAGCATCGGGTACGCGCGGCGCTCGCGTCGGTCGATATGGCTGGATTCGAGGATCGCATGCCGCATCACCTCTCGCTGGGTCAGCGCAAGCGGATCAGTCTCGCGACCGTGTTGGCCATGGATCCACGCATCCTCGTTCTCGATGAGCCGTCGGCCGGCCTGGATCCTCGTGCTCGCAAGGGACTGATCGCCCTGCTGGGCGGTCTGCCACAGACGCTAATCGCCTCGACCCACGATATGCGGCTCGTCCGTGATCTGTTCGATCGCGCCGTCATCATGCACGAGGGTCGCATTGTCGTTGACGCGCCGACCAGCGAGATCATCGACGACGAGGCGCTGCTGGATCGGTACGGGCTCGAGCTCCCCTGA
- a CDS encoding arsinothricin resistance N-acetyltransferase ArsN1 family A, giving the protein MKTDGQKLMDEHARTRALTRAATDTDVNAIARIYNQGIAGRMATFETTPRTADDILRTLAAGRGRYPFLVATIDDEVAGWASVSTYRPRECYAGIGEFSIYIDERWRGQGVGRVLLPALIDAAEQMGFWKLLSRVFPANSGSRRLCAACGFREVGMYEKHAQLDGRWIDVVIIERLIPANQPA; this is encoded by the coding sequence GTGAAAACGGACGGTCAGAAGCTGATGGATGAGCACGCACGGACGCGAGCGCTGACCCGCGCGGCGACAGATACCGACGTCAACGCGATCGCCAGAATCTACAATCAGGGAATCGCCGGCCGGATGGCGACATTCGAGACAACGCCTCGAACGGCGGACGACATTCTTCGCACGCTCGCGGCTGGTCGGGGTCGGTATCCGTTTCTTGTCGCAACGATCGACGACGAGGTGGCCGGCTGGGCCAGTGTCTCCACCTACCGGCCGCGCGAATGCTACGCCGGGATCGGTGAGTTCTCGATCTATATCGACGAACGATGGCGCGGACAGGGGGTTGGCCGTGTCCTGCTGCCAGCGCTGATCGACGCCGCCGAGCAGATGGGGTTCTGGAAGCTTCTGTCGCGCGTCTTTCCGGCCAACTCAGGCAGCCGGCGATTGTGCGCCGCCTGCGGCTTCCGCGAGGTCGGAATGTATGAGAAGCATGCGCAGCTCGACGGCCGGTGGATCGATGTCGTAATCATCGAGCGATTGATCCCGGCCAATCAACCAGCGTAA
- a CDS encoding PDGLE domain-containing protein: MGKRAGWAALIAAGVGLALFITLFSPFASGHPDGLERVAEDHGFHHQAKGPVFEIIPDYAVPGVKNERVATILSGIIGVLIVAAIGLIVGYSLKRVARSRAASGSLPSAPESTTPGPPGTI, encoded by the coding sequence ATGGGGAAGCGTGCTGGTTGGGCTGCGCTGATCGCGGCTGGTGTCGGGCTGGCCTTGTTCATTACCCTGTTCAGCCCGTTTGCGTCAGGTCATCCTGACGGGCTCGAACGTGTCGCGGAGGATCACGGGTTCCACCACCAGGCGAAAGGTCCCGTGTTCGAGATCATTCCCGACTATGCGGTTCCCGGCGTCAAGAACGAGCGGGTCGCGACCATTCTCTCGGGTATCATCGGTGTGTTGATCGTCGCCGCAATCGGCTTGATCGTCGGTTACAGCCTCAAGCGCGTCGCGCGTTCACGTGCTGCCTCGGGCTCTCTCCCCAGTGCCCCCGAGTCGACCACGCCTGGTCCTCCAGGAACAATCTGA
- a CDS encoding MFS transporter, with product MTIIQDREDLDSALAGSPNRRDRLAIPMLVLAGGISLTGNSLTALVIPWFVYVTTGSAARTGLVAFASLLPVVLAGMAGGLIVDRVGFKHASVVSDILSGVTVAIIPTLHLLGLLRFWQLLILVFIGALLDIPGSAARQSMIPRLAARSGASLETANAGMQVASSVAMIAGPLAAGVLMSLLGATTVLYVDAASFAVSALLIGALIPWKRSAEEGIATEPGGEGMLREALAGVRLVIHDRFLSAVVRVAVVANFLFSALFAVVLPVYAKEVFNDPRVLGLIIAGFGGGSLVGTLVLGAVGPRVSRVVWLLGGLVVMAAGLWILPWSSAITLSVAGAAVLGLANGPMNTIMMVILQERVPESLLGRVNSSLMAMISIASPVGVVIAGLVLDSVAVTLVMAAIAAVFTLVAISALANPEFRNVSVATRVVTR from the coding sequence GTGACGATCATTCAGGACCGCGAAGATCTGGACAGTGCGCTGGCGGGATCGCCGAACCGGCGCGACCGGTTGGCAATCCCGATGCTCGTGCTCGCCGGCGGCATCTCGCTGACGGGTAACTCGCTCACGGCACTGGTTATCCCCTGGTTCGTCTATGTGACGACCGGAAGCGCCGCGCGCACCGGGCTGGTAGCGTTCGCGTCACTCCTGCCGGTTGTGCTGGCCGGCATGGCTGGTGGGCTGATCGTCGATCGCGTCGGCTTCAAGCACGCCAGCGTTGTCAGCGATATTCTGAGTGGCGTCACGGTCGCGATTATCCCGACGCTCCATCTGCTTGGCCTGCTGCGATTCTGGCAACTTCTCATCCTCGTGTTCATCGGGGCGCTCCTCGATATCCCTGGCTCCGCGGCTCGTCAGTCGATGATCCCCCGGCTGGCGGCGCGCTCGGGCGCGTCTCTGGAGACCGCGAACGCCGGCATGCAGGTGGCGAGCTCGGTCGCGATGATCGCCGGCCCATTGGCCGCTGGCGTGCTGATGTCCCTTCTCGGCGCAACCACCGTCCTCTACGTTGATGCCGCCTCGTTTGCCGTCTCGGCGCTTCTGATCGGCGCGCTGATTCCCTGGAAGCGATCCGCGGAAGAGGGTATCGCAACGGAACCGGGAGGCGAAGGCATGCTCCGCGAGGCGCTTGCCGGGGTGCGGTTGGTCATTCACGACCGCTTCCTGTCCGCGGTTGTCCGCGTCGCGGTCGTCGCGAACTTCCTGTTCAGCGCGCTATTCGCGGTCGTCCTGCCTGTCTATGCCAAGGAAGTGTTCAACGACCCACGGGTTCTGGGTCTGATAATCGCCGGCTTCGGCGGCGGCTCGCTGGTCGGCACCCTGGTCCTTGGCGCGGTTGGGCCGCGCGTCTCGCGGGTGGTCTGGTTGCTGGGCGGGCTGGTCGTGATGGCCGCTGGCCTATGGATACTGCCATGGTCGTCGGCGATCACGCTGAGCGTGGCTGGCGCGGCAGTGCTCGGTCTGGCGAACGGCCCGATGAACACGATCATGATGGTCATTCTCCAGGAACGAGTGCCGGAGAGTCTGCTCGGGCGCGTCAACTCGAGCCTGATGGCGATGATCTCGATTGCATCGCCGGTCGGTGTCGTGATTGCCGGTCTCGTCCTCGACAGCGTCGCAGTGACGCTCGTCATGGCGGCGATCGCGGCGGTATTCACGCTGGTGGCGATCTCGGCGCTGGCGAACCCGGAGTTTCGCAACGTGTCTGTGGCCACCCGGGTAGTCACGCGTTAG
- a CDS encoding energy-coupling factor ABC transporter permease, whose protein sequence is MSMPMLPVFMHVPDGFLSVPVASVMYIVTAIIVGTAVRQTNRHLKESTAPLMGVLAAFIFAAQMMNFPVAGGTSGHLLGGALAAILVGPWAAVLVMTTVIGVQALVFQDGGLAALGANIFNMGILPAFVGFGIFRAVTGVLRSSRAGLLGGAFVSAWISVMLAALFTSAQLAISGTSPWSIVLPAMLGVHVLIGLGEGAITAGAVGLVLSARPDLLGVAPPSPPAEAYSPYPEESA, encoded by the coding sequence ATGAGCATGCCGATGCTGCCGGTATTTATGCATGTCCCGGACGGCTTTCTCAGCGTCCCGGTCGCGTCGGTCATGTACATCGTGACAGCGATCATTGTTGGCACTGCGGTTCGGCAGACGAATCGTCACCTGAAGGAGAGCACTGCGCCGCTGATGGGGGTTCTCGCGGCGTTCATCTTCGCTGCGCAGATGATGAACTTCCCGGTGGCCGGTGGCACCAGTGGCCATCTGTTGGGTGGCGCGTTGGCTGCGATTCTGGTTGGCCCGTGGGCAGCGGTGCTGGTTATGACGACCGTCATTGGTGTGCAGGCGCTGGTATTTCAGGATGGCGGGCTGGCCGCGCTGGGCGCGAACATCTTCAACATGGGTATCCTGCCCGCCTTCGTTGGCTTTGGCATCTTCCGCGCGGTCACCGGTGTGCTGCGCTCCAGCCGGGCCGGGCTGCTTGGCGGTGCGTTTGTCAGCGCCTGGATCAGCGTCATGCTGGCGGCGCTCTTCACGTCGGCCCAACTGGCGATCTCCGGCACCTCGCCGTGGAGTATCGTCCTGCCGGCGATGCTCGGCGTCCATGTGTTGATCGGTCTTGGCGAGGGCGCTATCACGGCCGGCGCGGTGGGGCTTGTCCTGTCGGCTCGGCCCGACCTGCTCGGCGTTGCGCCACCGAGCCCGCCGGCGGAGGCATATTCGCCGTATCCCGAGGAGAGTGCCTGA
- a CDS encoding MFS transporter → MYTAAVNHDIADPPTGSRWRRADLGLGRNNGLLFWSHLVWGLGFALQIAIWTLFIQSLGASPGQIGLVIGAGAVMRTILALPAGVIADRGSLKRIVVLAMASPVLGALVLTQASVWWHAMVGAIALDASALAIPAVSAYVATAAPEGERTRAYTYIFNLSIAAGMLVGPAVGGWLAELAGFRLVYALSAICFAVGAAMLLFLDDLGASTAKPAPPSGGVRPGYRELLASRPVRLILAFHALVPLVFVGTTLLPNFLHDQRGYSLGTIGTLGSIGSAAGFGFALLVSHWPPLSRPFTGIGVTLALIAVAFLLFIATGNVALVALGYMLRYSFSAVWSLLSAAVAEVTPERLRGRAYGAAEMGVGVADVAAPLAAGQLYGVGHALPFVAGFVIAAPLSALAFLVERSRAWTVSGAAMSEVSDG, encoded by the coding sequence ATGTACACTGCCGCGGTGAATCACGACATCGCGGACCCGCCAACTGGATCGCGCTGGAGGCGAGCCGATCTCGGGCTTGGCCGAAATAACGGCCTGCTCTTCTGGAGCCATCTCGTCTGGGGGCTGGGGTTTGCGCTCCAGATTGCGATCTGGACGCTGTTTATCCAGAGCCTCGGCGCCAGCCCCGGCCAGATCGGTCTGGTCATCGGGGCTGGCGCCGTCATGCGGACGATTCTGGCACTCCCGGCAGGTGTGATCGCCGACCGTGGCTCGCTGAAGCGCATCGTCGTTCTGGCGATGGCGTCGCCGGTGCTCGGGGCTCTCGTGCTCACACAGGCCAGTGTCTGGTGGCATGCAATGGTCGGCGCGATTGCGCTCGATGCGTCAGCTCTGGCAATCCCGGCCGTTTCGGCCTACGTCGCGACCGCAGCTCCCGAGGGCGAGCGAACACGCGCCTATACCTATATCTTCAACCTGTCGATTGCGGCCGGGATGCTGGTCGGGCCGGCCGTTGGCGGCTGGTTGGCCGAGCTGGCCGGCTTTCGTCTGGTCTACGCGTTATCGGCGATCTGTTTTGCTGTCGGCGCGGCGATGCTCCTGTTCCTCGACGACCTCGGGGCGTCCACGGCGAAGCCTGCCCCGCCTTCTGGCGGTGTCCGCCCTGGTTACCGCGAACTGCTTGCTAGCCGGCCGGTGCGGCTCATCCTCGCCTTCCATGCGCTGGTTCCGCTGGTGTTTGTCGGGACGACGCTCTTGCCCAACTTCCTGCACGATCAACGCGGCTACAGCCTCGGCACGATTGGGACACTCGGATCGATCGGCTCTGCGGCAGGGTTCGGGTTCGCGCTCCTCGTCAGCCACTGGCCGCCGCTTTCCAGGCCATTTACTGGTATAGGCGTAACGCTCGCGCTGATTGCAGTTGCGTTTCTCCTGTTTATCGCCACCGGCAACGTCGCGCTCGTTGCCCTGGGCTATATGCTGCGCTATTCGTTCAGCGCGGTCTGGTCGCTTCTCTCGGCGGCAGTGGCAGAAGTCACGCCAGAACGACTCCGCGGGCGGGCCTATGGCGCTGCCGAGATGGGGGTTGGCGTTGCCGATGTCGCCGCGCCGCTCGCCGCCGGCCAGCTCTATGGCGTCGGACATGCGTTGCCGTTCGTCGCAGGGTTCGTCATTGCCGCGCCACTGTCGGCCCTTGCCTTTCTTGTCGAACGTAGCCGTGCCTGGACTGTTTCCGGCGCGGCGATGTCGGAGGTGTCCGATGGATGA
- a CDS encoding DUF4097 family beta strand repeat-containing protein, producing MAQNDETTTGDVPGALEGVSRIRLDCEQTDLSIVADPAMVGQVFLSADGGGNGISLIREADEIVVYQKGRRSGGRPPTLTVPASGCPPISGSVERGELYLSGLNGSVDLKHGQGDTRVDGGTGSLEYSVGKGDVRLSNRSGSVAINAGAGDIHASTMIGELVVSVGKGDVHCETVGGSLTVKLGSGDFAVSDSAGSLTIKSGSGDVAVTRPRHQTVVAKIGSGDVIIHNGSLVGMAVEVGRGDIISSAELLLPGHAEWSPGGGDQSLVSRILRSKGVAFSATDKGLRISRPGFEMEAGDAGLRIMKGGMSFVAGDSGVHFSNDEAASVTSFSAETGSGDISFDLPGGVPVRVEALIAGGEIHSDIPLVSVARPGPRGATQRYVGVSDPSATERIDLRLKAERGDIRVRLPRNARRSVSPPRVPEPLVPPSPPVPPDQPDLPTVASPGQPEATTTRVRVLTGEQQMRAILDALSRGEVSVSEADQMLKALGTDRGDRAER from the coding sequence ATGGCACAGAATGACGAGACCACTACCGGCGATGTTCCCGGCGCGCTCGAGGGAGTCAGCCGCATACGGCTGGATTGCGAGCAAACCGATCTGTCGATTGTCGCCGACCCGGCTATGGTTGGTCAGGTGTTCCTGTCGGCAGACGGAGGCGGCAACGGAATCTCGCTGATTCGCGAGGCGGATGAGATCGTCGTCTATCAGAAGGGTCGGCGCTCGGGCGGCCGGCCGCCGACATTGACCGTCCCTGCCTCGGGATGCCCGCCGATCTCGGGGAGCGTCGAGCGAGGCGAACTCTACCTGAGTGGGCTGAACGGAAGCGTCGATCTCAAGCATGGCCAGGGCGATACGCGTGTCGACGGCGGAACCGGCTCGCTGGAGTACAGCGTCGGCAAGGGAGACGTGCGCCTGTCCAATCGCAGTGGCAGTGTCGCGATCAACGCTGGCGCGGGTGATATCCACGCCAGCACGATGATCGGCGAACTGGTGGTGTCTGTCGGCAAGGGAGACGTCCACTGTGAGACTGTCGGCGGCAGCCTGACGGTCAAGCTCGGCAGTGGTGATTTCGCGGTCTCTGACTCGGCCGGTAGTCTGACGATCAAGAGCGGTAGCGGTGATGTCGCGGTAACGCGTCCACGCCACCAGACCGTCGTCGCCAAGATCGGCAGTGGCGACGTGATCATCCACAACGGCAGTCTTGTCGGTATGGCGGTTGAGGTCGGGCGTGGCGACATCATATCGAGCGCCGAGCTGCTCTTGCCGGGCCATGCGGAGTGGAGCCCGGGGGGAGGTGACCAGAGCCTCGTCTCGCGCATCCTGCGCTCGAAGGGCGTGGCGTTCTCGGCCACCGACAAAGGGCTCCGGATCTCGAGACCCGGCTTCGAGATGGAAGCGGGAGACGCTGGCCTGCGCATCATGAAAGGCGGGATGTCGTTCGTCGCGGGAGATAGTGGTGTGCATTTCAGCAACGACGAGGCGGCGAGTGTCACTTCCTTCTCGGCTGAGACCGGCTCCGGCGATATCTCGTTCGACCTTCCGGGGGGTGTGCCGGTCCGCGTCGAGGCGCTGATCGCTGGCGGCGAGATTCACTCCGATATCCCACTCGTCAGCGTCGCTCGCCCCGGCCCACGCGGAGCCACCCAACGCTATGTCGGCGTCTCTGATCCGTCGGCGACCGAGCGAATCGATCTGCGGCTCAAGGCAGAGCGTGGTGATATCCGCGTCCGTCTGCCTCGGAACGCGCGACGCAGCGTTTCGCCACCTCGCGTGCCGGAACCGCTGGTCCCGCCGTCCCCACCAGTTCCGCCAGACCAGCCCGATCTGCCGACAGTTGCCAGCCCCGGGCAGCCCGAAGCGACGACGACCCGCGTGCGAGTGCTGACGGGCGAGCAGCAGATGCGCGCCATTCTCGATGCGCTTTCGCGCGGAGAAGTCAGCGTCAGCGAGGCAGATCAGATGCTCAAGGCGCTCGGCACGGACCGCGGCGACCGGGCCGAGCGGTAG
- a CDS encoding sigma-70 family RNA polymerase sigma factor: MTGNDDPDGQKIGIRRAQSLEATGERDVSEVELEGALVAAAKRDPREFGALYERYVDRIYRYAYRRVGTHHEAEDITAQTFQQALQALPGYEWRGLPFGAWLFRIAGNIINRRGRTGGREVLVEDVTVFSSYEESDDDPADQVWRSEQAEELAVMISKLPPDQQRVLVLKFSHGMKNREIGDLMGRSEGAIKQLVHRALVALRATVGHHHV; encoded by the coding sequence TTGACGGGTAACGACGACCCGGACGGTCAGAAGATCGGCATTCGCCGGGCGCAGTCGCTCGAAGCGACTGGTGAACGTGATGTCTCAGAGGTCGAGCTCGAAGGAGCGTTGGTCGCGGCCGCGAAGCGCGACCCGCGTGAGTTCGGGGCGCTCTACGAACGCTACGTCGATCGGATCTATCGCTACGCCTATCGGCGGGTGGGGACCCATCACGAAGCGGAGGACATTACGGCCCAGACGTTTCAGCAGGCTCTGCAGGCTCTTCCTGGTTACGAGTGGCGGGGGCTGCCGTTTGGCGCCTGGCTCTTCCGGATCGCCGGCAACATCATCAACCGGCGCGGACGAACGGGAGGCCGTGAGGTGCTGGTCGAGGACGTCACCGTGTTCAGTAGTTACGAGGAATCGGATGACGACCCGGCCGACCAGGTCTGGCGCTCTGAGCAGGCAGAGGAGCTCGCGGTCATGATCAGCAAGCTCCCCCCAGATCAGCAGCGCGTTCTCGTTCTCAAATTCTCGCACGGCATGAAGAATCGAGAGATCGGTGACTTGATGGGCCGCTCCGAGGGGGCAATCAAGCAGCTCGTCCACCGCGCGCTGGTCGCGTTGCGGGCAACTGTAGGGCATCATCATGTCTGA
- the cbiQ gene encoding cobalt ECF transporter T component CbiQ — translation MASFVPGERYHDGDGLLYRADARIKILTVVLFAFAVTGVPEGHWLAFAGFGAFVALVMLVSGLPMALVVRRSLLAAPFVLAAVPLIFTRPGNPVATLPLLGWSISDSGLVAVVSILLKSWLAVLMAVVLTSTTRPLELIRGLERLRVPRVLASTVFFMYRYLFVIGGEGQRMMRARESRSALMPGVSGGGSVAWRGRVLGNMVGTLFIHSFARSERIYAAMQARGYDGTVRFMDEPPLTRADYLLATCALVALGGLVLYARL, via the coding sequence GTGGCGTCCTTTGTCCCCGGCGAACGCTATCACGACGGGGATGGGCTGCTGTATCGTGCCGATGCGCGGATCAAGATCCTCACCGTCGTGTTGTTCGCCTTCGCCGTTACCGGAGTCCCCGAGGGCCACTGGCTCGCGTTCGCGGGCTTCGGGGCGTTTGTCGCGCTGGTCATGCTCGTGAGTGGATTGCCGATGGCGCTTGTCGTCCGGCGCTCGCTGCTTGCCGCGCCATTCGTTCTCGCGGCCGTGCCGCTCATCTTCACCCGCCCCGGCAATCCGGTCGCCACACTCCCCCTGCTTGGCTGGTCGATCTCCGATAGCGGGCTGGTCGCGGTTGTCAGCATTCTGCTCAAGTCATGGCTCGCGGTGTTGATGGCAGTCGTCCTTACCTCGACAACCCGGCCGCTCGAGCTCATTCGTGGCCTCGAACGCTTGCGTGTCCCCCGCGTGCTCGCCTCGACCGTATTCTTCATGTATCGGTATCTGTTCGTCATTGGCGGCGAAGGGCAGCGGATGATGCGCGCGCGGGAATCGCGCAGCGCGCTCATGCCAGGCGTCTCGGGCGGCGGGTCTGTGGCCTGGCGCGGGCGGGTGCTCGGCAACATGGTCGGCACGCTGTTCATCCACAGCTTCGCTCGAAGCGAACGGATCTACGCGGCAATGCAGGCCCGTGGCTATGACGGAACCGTCCGCTTCATGGATGAGCCGCCGCTGACCCGCGCCGACTATCTGCTTGCGACCTGTGCGTTGGTCGCGCTCGGAGGATTGGTGCTCTATGCGCGACTCTGA